Proteins encoded together in one Sander lucioperca isolate FBNREF2018 chromosome 17, SLUC_FBN_1.2, whole genome shotgun sequence window:
- the LOC116039933 gene encoding myozenin-2-like: MSQFSTMTTRERKMQAAAICREVQAQEDTEMALGKKVNAPKDIMLEELSLTSNRGSRLFKMRQRRSEKYTFESIQNENNQQLNNIMVSQTENGSAMGSHSGENNVDVDQSPTVPSDTPDRSMVPNPDSIAPGYGGPLKDIPPEKFNRTAVPKSYHSPWEQAIISDPALADTLNTHMPEPEPQPDLPGYKSFNRVATPFGGFGKAPRRAPIKSLQVEPLPDYPELQGDAAVNRPSFNRSALGWVSVGDPVPFPAVSLEPLLIPESEDL, from the exons ATACAGAGATGGCTCTTGGGAAGAAAGTCAATGCGCCTAAGGACATCATGCTGGAGGAGCTGTCTCTTACCTCAAACCGGGGCTCTCGTCTCTTCAAAATGCGCCAGAGACGCTCAGAAAAATACACTTTTGAGAGCATCCAGAATGAAAACAACCAGCAGCTCAAT AACATAATGGTTTCTCAGACTGAGAATGGGAGTGCCATGGGCAGCCACAGCGGCGAGAACAACGTGGATGTTGACCAATCGCCTACTGTGCCATCTGACACACCAGATAGAAGCATGGTGCCAAATCCAGACAGCATCGCCCCGG GGTATGGAGGTCCTTTGAAAGACATCCCTCCAGAGAAGTTCAACCGTACAGCTGTACCAAAGTCCTACCACTCACCCTGGGAGCAGGCCATCATCAGTGACCCGGCCTTGGCTGACACGCTCAACACCCATATGCCCGAGCCAGAGCCCCAACCTGACCTACCAGGCTACAAAAGTTTCAACAG GGTGGCAACCCCGTTTGGTGGCTTCGGTAAGGCACCAAGACGGGCTCCCATCAAGTCCCTCCAGGTGGAACCTCTCCCTGACTACCCAGAGCTCCAGGGGGATGCGGCAGTCAACCGACCCTCCTTCAACAGATCTGCTCTGGGGTGGGTGTCGGTGGGCGATCCAGTCCCCTTCCCTGCTGTTTCCCTTGAGCCTCTGCTCATCCCTGAGTCAGAGGACCTTTGA